From Plasmodium relictum strain SGS1 genome assembly, chromosome: 8, the proteins below share one genomic window:
- a CDS encoding DnaJ protein, putative, which translates to MEIEKCNCYYEILNVENNATIEEIKKSYKKIILQYHPDKNAHLSEEQQKKYTNIFRKIQEAYECLIDERRRKWYDKNRKRIIQGREDEEKNEQNKYSSKNINIWEYFNNNCYNGFDDNEKGFYNVYKNLFDEIIKEENEEIRKKYKNNKENINAPSFGNSKSSGKEIDAFYEYWSNFTTVKKFDYSYDYIKSCEFENRNIRRTLKKANEKRSLKERKEYNENIRSLVHHLKKYDVRYLNRIVEIAEEKRKRIEEREKQKKMQMMQRKILFEQNKKREYLEDEKESINYSSDNHEDKDFSDYTNYSLKIKENKNDTKEKGKKKYIENVNDEEDKNKYGNENSFNDEEINRNYANINNSEVNNDIYINVLEKIIYRCEICKKNFKSMKQYESHEKSKKHISNFLKNSKKFDLKNIFEEEGEEKEINSDKKIEKEDDTDNERKEFSFSESKNKEIINNNIYKKVDNSISLNGGNTILQSNENPSSEEVLESYDNIFQDKNIMCDYKNKNNKSKKEIIDTVLCENEKKDKKTKKNGKSSSKKKRNKKNCEENISCNEQNDVTSESTNVNEDILSWYRNTKKNKGKFIEAESSLEVDNYLQNDRSLNNYSDGYETSRKKKKGLKKNKKKVLIKNENKINNFFEENSDWKPKSNNHTNHKIKENIKNVQCKICKQTFDSRNKLFQHIEIKGHAAYKNNDNAIKINKNKRNN; encoded by the coding sequence ATGGAAATTGAAAAATGTAATTGTTATTACGAAATATTAAATGTTGAAAATAATGCTACaattgaagaaataaaaaaaagttataaaaaaataattttacaatATCATCCTGACAAAAATGCACATTTATCTGAagaacaacaaaaaaaatacacaAATATTTTTCGAAAAATTCAAGAAGCTTATGAATGCTTAATTGATGAAAGACGAAGAAAATGGTATGATAAAAATCGAAAACGAATTATTCAAGGAAgagaagatgaagaaaaaaatgaacaaaataaatattcaagtaagaatataaatatatgggAATATTTCAATAATAACTGTTATAATGGATTCgatgataatgaaaaaggtttttataatgtatataaaaatttatttgatgaaataataaaagaagaaaatgaagagataagaaagaaatataaaaataataaggaAAATATTAATGCGCCAAGTTTTGGTAATTCTAAATCCTCTGGAAAAGAAATTGATgctttttatgaatattgGTCAAATTTTACAACagttaaaaaatttgattattcttatgattatataaaaagttgTGAATttgaaaatagaaatattagAAGAACTTTAAAAAAGgctaatgaaaaaagaagcttgaaagaaagaaaagaatataatgaaaacatAAGGTCACTTGTTCaccatttaaaaaaatatgatgtACGCTATTTAAATAGAATTGTTGAAATAGctgaagaaaaaagaaaaagaattgaAGAGAgagaaaaacaaaagaaaatgCAAATGATGCAAAGAAAAATCTTATttgaacaaaataaaaaaagagaatattTAGAAGATGAAAAAGAATCAATTAATTATTCTTCTGATAATCATGAAGATAAGGATTTTTCTGATTACACAAATTATAGCTTgaagataaaagaaaataaaaatgatacaaaagaaaaaggaaaaaagaaatatatagaaaatgtAAATGATGAAGaggataaaaataaatatggaaatgaaaattcttttaatgatgaagaaataaaCAGAAATTATGcgaatataaataatagtgAAGTTAACAATGATATATACATTAAtgttttagaaaaaattatatatagatGCGAAATATgcaaaaagaattttaaaaGTATGAAGCAATATGAATCACATGAAAAATCCAAAAAACATATAAGTAACttcttaaaaaattcaaaaaaattcgatttaaaaaatatttttgaggAAGAAGGGgaagaaaaggaaataaactctgataaaaaaatagagaaaGAGGATGATACTGATAATGAAAGAAaggaattttctttttccgaatctaaaaacaaagaaataattaataataatatatacaaaaaagtTGATAATAGTATTTCATTAAATGGTGGAAATACAATATTACAATCAAATGAAAATCCTTCAAGTGAAGAAGTATTAGAAAGTTATGACAATATATTTcaagataaaaatatcatGTGCgattataaaaacaaaaataataaaagcaaaaaagaaattattgaCACAGTATTAtgtgaaaatgaaaaaaaagacaaaaaaacaaaaaaaaatggaaaatccagttcaaaaaaaaaaagaaataaaaaaaattgtgaagaaaatatttcatgTAATGAACAAAATGATGTTACTTCTGAATCTACAAACGTCAATGAAGATATATTATCTTGGTAtagaaatacaaaaaaaaataaaggaaagTTTATAGAAGCAGAAAGCTCATTGGAAGTGGACAACTATTTGCAGAATGATCGAAGCTTGAATAATTATAGTGATGGTTATGAAActtcaagaaaaaaaaaaaaaggattaaaaaaaaataaaaaaaaagtgcttataaagaatgaaaataaaataaataatttttttgaagaaaatTCAGATTGGAAACCAAAATCCAATAATCATACtaatcataaaataaaagaaaatataaaaaatgttcaATGCAAAATTTGTAAGCAGACTTTTGATTcaagaaataaattatttcaacatatagaaataaaaggTCATGCTGCATATAAAAACAACGATAATgccataaaaataaataaaaataagagaaACAATTaa
- the NOT5 gene encoding CCR4-NOT transcription complex subunit 5, putative translates to MNEEKTDENKNNSVKTNEKKRNNKLSSSAQKLLEKNSLKLQELIEESYKNCIKKSDRDQFRQYTPRMLWGNPCKYFPTTPLSGFQSPQLFEKFHLDTLFFIFYYQPGTYQQHLAAKELKKKSWKYHKKYTTWFLPYDNNVRVVNDKMEQGNYLSFDYESTWSKQLKKDFSFEYIYLEDEIAV, encoded by the exons atgaATGAAGAAAAGactgatgaaaataaaaataattccgtaaaaacaaatgaaaagaaaagaaataataagtTGTCTTCCTCGGCTCAAAAATTACTAGAAAAgaatt cTTTAAAATTACAAGAATTAATTGAAGaaagttataaaaattgtataaaaaaaagtgataGAGATCAATTCAGGCAATATACACCTAGAATGTTATGGGGGAATCCATGTAAATATTTTCCTACTACTCCATTATCTGGATTTCAAAG ccctcaattatttgaaaaatttcACTTAGATaccttattttttatattttattatcaacCG GGGACCTATCAGCAACATTTAGCAgctaaagaattaaaaaaaaagtcatGGAAATAtcacaaaaaatatacaacTTGGTTTTTGCCTTACGATAATAATGTTAGAGTTGTAAATGATAAAATGGAACAAGGCAACTATTTATCATTTGATTATGAATCAA cttGGTCTAAACAACTTAAAAAagatttttcttttgaataCATATACTTAGAGGATGAAATAGCTGtctaa
- a CDS encoding regulator of nonsense transcripts, putative: MDNTFDYSQIDIDDFDEFNDFCNIRDKKKKKDSYFSADYDENNKKGTDSTKNKEGVRKSKKEKSHKKNKKNSKSTNYSYSSNEKRLDNVEENEEYDSLYKKKKKNYKNNQYLNSNNLQNNLDSVIEKSSYDDNKSNKYMENLKEDYDIGKKKSYEENNKKYINDSNNNNNNSNSKSKNNKNKEKLKYYRCRYCEIDSIDSVVQCNNCNRWFCNGSYGTCGSHIVTHLVRSKHKEIKLHKNSLLGETILECYNCGCRNVFLLGFLPTSEEGVVVIICRDPCLANCISLNEKNITKNENKSIIKEEGEEKEEKDKEDEDENSEEDSTNKRKNEISVSDENEYSDLNEQEKNKIGDNYINNERNEINNNKKKFNESEERNKINNKEKINSCDNEDGKKKKKKEKKSNNNNIYNNLEELGNIKDWNLKKWQPLIEDRSFLDWLVSIPSTEEAEKKGKLATSYNVNKLEELWKNKKDVYIDELDLEILNDEPIKVELKYEDAHHYQSIFAPLVQLEADYDKSIKEGQKQANVTVRWDVGLNKKRYAHFIYVKEESELRLVAGDELKLSYTYPNGKVWSCEGHISRLHNTEEIALELRILGTADGPWVDNITTGFTVEFVWKSTAYDRMQLALNEFALNSYSLSGFLYHKLLGHDISEDSLEYNKNNFYKQMQKKVMSIRNYSAPNLAPLNHSQIDAIKKSLLSPLSLIQGPPGTGKTLTCATLVYHLSKMNMGKVLVTAPSNVAVDQLSVRIHRSGLKVVRLCAKSRESVPSVADYLYLHNQMKLLKTDIGEELNKLLELKEEVGELSQKDERRLKKLISYAEHEILIAADVICATCVGAMDKRLKKFRFRQVLVDEATQSTEPECLVPLVTGAKQIVLVGDHCQLGPIIVCKKAANAGLGKSLFERLVMLGITPFRLEVQYRMHPALSEFPSYVFYDGSLQNGITLKEREYPLKDFPWPNPKCPMFFYNSTGLEEMSASGTSYLNRSEASNMEKLVRTLLKCGLKPNQIGVITPYEGQRAYITSLFQKNISFQHSAEIEVASVDAFQGREKDFILLSCVRSNKKLGIGFLNDPRRLNVALTRAKYGLIICGNAKVLSRHHFISKEKINSNETITNVNSVWINLLSQFKKKDLIVEGCLSNLKPVNINIPTPTKLPSRYTNFNYFQNYEKEKNKISNTSHNRKYNSNNNNNSFINVNLSNNSYCSDSIINKDFFSYINKHGNKNIFNSYINNLSQLSQFNDYSIDTKNFLTENNKNYDMSIPPNNNFSTHNLLYYNNQSEDKNVSNNSLDLNNKESYDNSVSKNYDMFFPYLFYYKNNQNNGSIPYIYLNEKNESTQSTTNKKFKNNILSNSPIQNMMSQGSSMIFDDFKLNCDNTQQLSQNTQFT, encoded by the coding sequence ATGGATAACACATTTGATTATAGCCAAATAGATATAGATGATTTTGATGAATTCAACGATTTCTGTAATATAAGagacaagaaaaaaaaaaaagatagttATTTTTCTGCTGattatgatgaaaataataaaaaaggtaCTGATagtacaaaaaataaagaaggaGTAAGAAAAAgtaagaaagaaaaaagtcataaaaagaataaaaaaaatagtaaatcAACTAATTATTCTTATTCTTCTAATGAGAAAAGATTAGATAATgtagaagaaaatgaagaatatgattctctttataaaaaaaaaaaaaaaaattataaaaataatcaatATTTAAATTCGAATAATTTGCAAAATAATTTAGACAGCGTAATTGAAAAAAGTAGTTATGATGATAATAAGTCCAATAAATATATGGAgaatttaaaagaagattatgacataggaaaaaaaaagagttatgaagaaaataacaaaaaatatataaatgacagtaataataataataataattctaaCTCTAAAtcaaagaataataaaaataaagaaaaattaaaatattacagATGTCGCTATTGTGAAATTGATTCAATTGACAGCGTTGTTCAATGCAATAATTGTAATCGGTGGTTTTGTAATGGCTCATATGGGACATGTGGTAGTCATATTGTTACTCATTTAGTTCGATCGAAacataaagaaattaaattacataaaaatagttTACTAGGTGAAACAATTTTAGAATGTTACAATTGTGGTTGCAGAAATGTATTCTTGTTAGGTTTCTTGCCAACTTCAGAAGAAGGAGTAGTTGTCATTATCTGTAGAGATCCATGTTTAGCTAATTGTATttcattaaatgaaaaaaatataacaaaaaatgaaaataaaagtatcaTAAAAGAAGAGGGGGAGGAAAAGGAAGAAAAGGAtaaagaagatgaagatgaaaataGTGAAGAGGATAGTAcaaataaaagaaagaatGAAATCAGTGTGAGTgatgaaaatgaatataGTGATTTGAAtgaacaagaaaaaaataaaattggtgataattatattaataatgaaagaaatgaaataaataataataagaagAAATTTAATGAAAGTGAAGAAaggaataaaataaataataaagaaaaaattaatagctGTGATAATGAAGatggaaaaaagaaaaagaaaaaagaaaaaaagagtaataataacaatatataCAATAATTTAGAGGAATTaggaaatataaaagattggaatttaaaaaagtggCAGCCTTTGATAGAAGATAGAAGTTTTCTTGATTGGTTAGTTAGCATACCATCTACTGAAGAAGcagaaaaaaaaggtaaattAGCTACTTCttataatgtaaataaattagaagaattgtggaaaaataaaaaggatgTTTATATAGATGAATTAGatttagaaatattaaatgatGAGCCAATAAAAGTTGAATTAAAATATGAGGATGCTCACCATTATCAATCAATATTCGCACCACTTGTTCAATTAGAAGCAGATTATGATAAATCTATAAAAGAAGGCCAAAAGCAAGCAAATGTTACTGTTCGATGGGATGTTggtttaaataaaaagagatATGCTCATTTCATTTATGTAAAAGAGGAGAGTGAATTAAGATTGGTAGCAGGAGATGAATTGAAATTATCATATACATATCCAAATGGAAAGGTGTGGAGTTGTGAAGGACATATATCAAGATTACATAATACAGAAGAAATAGCACTGGAATTAAGAATTTTAGGCACGGCTGATGGGCCTTGGGTAGATAATATAACTACAGGATTTACTGTTGAATTTGTTTGGAAAAGTACTGCTTATGATCGTATGCAATTAGCATTGAATGAATTTGCATTAAATTCTTATTCATTAAGTGGCtttttatatcataaatTATTAGGACATGATATTTCAGAAGATTCTttagaatataataaaaataatttttataaacagatgcaaaaaaaagtaatgagTATAAGAAATTATTCAGCACCAAATTTAGCTCCCCTTAACCATTCTCAAATAGatgcaattaaaaaaagtttactATCTCCTTTATCATTAATTCAAGGTCCACCAGGAACAGGAAAAACGTTAACTTGTGCAACGTTAGTGTATCATTTATCGAAAATGAATATGGGTAAAGTTTTGGTAACAGCTCCAAGTAATGTAGCTGTAGATCAATTATCTGTCCGAATACACAGAAGTGGTTTAAAAGTAGTAAGATTATGTGCGAAAAGTAGAGAATCTGTACCAAGTGTAGCTGactatttatatttacataatcAAATGAAATTACTGAAAACAGATATAGgtgaagaattaaataaactACTAGAATTAAAAGAGGAAGTAGGGGAATTATCTCAAAAAGATGAAAggagattaaaaaaattaatttcttaTGCAGAACATGAAATATTAATAGCAGCTGATGTTATTTGTGCTACATGCGTTGGTGCTATGGATAAAaggttaaaaaaatttcgtTTTCGTCAAGTATTAGTTGATGAAGCTACACAATCAACAGAACCTGAATGCTTGGTTCCATTAGTGACAGGTGCAAAGCAAATTGTTTTAGTTGGTGATCATTGTCAGCTAGGGCCGATTATTGTTTGCAAAAAAGCAGCAAATGCAGGATTAGGAAAAAGTTTATTTGAAAGATTGGTCATGTTAGGGATTACTCCATTTAGATTAGAAGTACAGTATCGTATGCATCCAGCTTTAAGTGAATTTCCTTCATATGTTTTTTATGATGGAAGTTTGCAAAATGGAATTACATTGAAAGAAAGGGAATATCCTTTGAAAGATTTTCCTTGGCCCAATCCTAAATGCCCaatgtttttttataattcaaCAGGACTTGAAGAAATGTCTGCATCTGGAACAAGTTATTTAAATAGAAGTGAAGCATCTAATATGGAAAAATTAGTTCGAACATTATTGAAATGTGGCTTAAAACCTAATCAAATAGGTGTCATTACCCCTTATGAAGGGCAAAGAGCATATATCACTTCATTGTtccaaaaaaatatttcttttcaaCATTCAGCAGAAATTGAAGTTGCTTCTGTTGATGCTTTTCAAGGAAGAGAAAAagattttattcttttatcaTGTGTTAgatctaataaaaaattaggtATAGGTTTCTTAAACGATCCTAGAAGATTAAATGTTGCTTTAACTAGAGCTAAATATGGACTAATAATATGTGGTAATGCAAAAGTATTATCGAGACATCATTTCatatcaaaagaaaaaataaattccaATGAAACAATTACTAATGTTAATTCAGTATGGATAAATTTGTTAAGtcaattcaaaaaaaaagatttaattGTAGAAGGATGTTTATCTAATTTAAAGCCtgttaatattaatattccTACTCCTACAAAATTGCCATCTAGATATACTAATTTcaattattttcaaaattatgaaaaagaaaaaaataaaatatctaaTACCTCACACAacagaaaatataatagtaataataataataattcatttatcAATGTTAATCTATCTAATAATAGTTACTGTAGTGAttctattataaataaagatttttttagttatattaataaacatggaaataaaaatatttttaattcatatattaataatttaagtcAGTTATCTCAATTTAATGATTATTCTATTGATACTAAAAATTTCTTAAcagaaaataacaaaaattatgataTGTCTATTCCACCAAACAATAATTTCTCAACTCATAATTTATTGTATTATAATAATCAAAGTGAAGATAAAAATGTATCTAATAATTCATtagatttaaataataaggaAAGTTATGATAATTCTGTTTCAAAAAACTACGATATGTTTTTTccctatttattttattataaaaataatcaaaataatGGTTCTattccatatatatatttgaatgAGAAAAATGAATCTACTCAGTCAactacaaataaaaaattcaaaaataacATTTTGAGTAATTCTCCTATTCAAAATATGATGTCTCAAGGTAGTTCTATGATTTTTGatgattttaaattaaattgtGATAATACACAACAACTATCTCAAAATACGCAATTTACCTAA
- a CDS encoding DnaJ protein, putative: MKTKIDFINKWAFIVFSKIPAIFCVQKKKKLHQDILENVKKLKIINHPLDKNSIDFYFISNEINKFLNVANKIIDEKKKKNLIIENCFNLYYLLIISAKLKPSILKKYILEYIEENISVILKKNKIENTDSKTIPYTIHIRREKSLCNLINELNVYCSNYLKKINNIKTRYLMIDKNEINIDEEWKKKHEYIFNKNKLKIPISKHNYEFILYGINESSIRKKIFHLLNSPYENKDLNKDVINILKKRYEIAIKCGYSNWSHYSVSYFTSEKKNYNNLNEFFNLIKTKIDKDYDKINFNMMKLFNLKKKNNCMNNSYGNNNKLDLYDWYYYYNKMFNKSDEYFINTFFPQNYVLNNFIEIMSKIYKFSYERIKNEEVLKKWPNNSIIYKIERGKKKKIKQSLSHEKRENKDLNDYELLGYIYIIPYMSIRLRDYFKIPLMNSLSNTYLICNGHVLIDYQFMQTVPLEKKLFSSSEILTLFHEFGHAYHLLLLSNKYSLHNFYNIPLDYAEFFSHINEHLVNNYNIIYNLSNKEINNSKINENLYRSMKFDSSRLFNIYLQSIIDYKIHDINPFTFFSNNNKNDEYALNDFYKIIEEYLPYKLSSLYSIHSTSFPYHFSCYYAGSVLCYLLAEIRVILNISADDLSLKKNNSLITFQKKFYNILSKDFRGDDYPSIIKYTLSNKNLFSIK; this comes from the exons atgaaaacaaaaattgattttataaataaatgggcttttattgttttttcaaaaattccAGCAATTTTTTGtgttcagaaaaaaaaaaagttacatcaggatattttagaaaatgtaaagaaattgaaaataattaatcaccctttagataaaaattctatagacttctattttatttctaatgaaattaataagTTCTTAAATGTagcaaataaaataattgatgaaaaaaaaaaaaaaaatttaataattgaaAACTGCTttaatttgtattatttGTTAATTATATCTGCTAAATTAAAGCCTtctattttaaagaaatatattctCGAGTATATTGAGGAGAATATATCTGTAattctgaaaaaaaataaaattgaaaatactGATAGTAAAACAATCCCGTATACTATACATATAAGAAGAGAGAAATCACtttgtaatttaataaatgaattaaatgtATACTGCTCtaactatttaaaaaaaattaataatattaaaacaag atattTAATGATAgacaaaaatgaaataaatattgaTGAAGAATGGAAGAAAAAAcatgaatatattttcaataagaataaattaaaaatacctATAAGCAAACATAATtatgaatttattttatacgGAATAAATGAATCTagtataagaaaaaaaatttttcatttacttAACTCTCCctatgaaaataaagatttaAACAAAgatgtaataaatatattaaaaaaaagatatgaaATAGCAATTAAATGTGGCTATAGTAATTGGAGTCATTATTCTGTATCTTATTTTACTAGTGAGAAGaagaattataataatttaaatgaattttttaatttaattaaaacaaaaatagaCAAAGactatgataaaataaattttaatatgatgaaattatttaatttaaaaaagaaaaataattgtatGAATAATAGCTatggtaataataataaactaGATTTATATGATTGGTATTATTACTATAATAAAATGTTTAATAAATCAGATGAATATTTcataaatactttttttccGCAAAATTACGttttaaataactttatCGAAATAAtgtcaaaaatatataaattttcttatgAAAGAATTAAGAATGAAGAAGTATTAAAGAAATGGCCAAATAAtagtattatatataaaattgaaagaggaaaaaaaaaaaaaattaaacaaagTCTAAGTCatgaaaaaagagaaaataagGATCTTAATGATTATGAATTATTAGgatatatttacataataCCATATATGAGTATAAGATTAAGGGATTATTTTAAGATTCCCTTAATGAATTCTTTATCAAATACTTATCTAATATGCAACGGTCATGTATTAATTGATTATCAATTTATGCAAACTGTACCTCTTGAAAAAAAGCTATTTAGTTCATCAGAAATTTTAACATTATTTCATGAGTTTGGTCATGCttatcatttattattattatcaaataaatattctttacataatttttataatattcctTTAGATTATGCAGAATTTTTTTCACATATAAATGAACATTTagttaataattataatataatatataacttatcaaataaagaaataaataattcaaaaataaatgaaaatttatatcGTTCCATGAAATTTGATTCTTCAAGGCTATTTAACATTTATTTACAATCTATAATTGATTATAAGATTCATGATATTAATccttttacatttttttcaaataataataaaaatgatgaatatGCTTTAAAcgatttttataaaattattgagGAATATCTTCCTTACAAACTTTCTTCCTTATATTCAATTCATTCAACTAGTTTTCCTTATCATTTTTCTTGTTATTATGCTGGATCTGTTTTATGTTATTTACTTGCAGAAATTAGAGTTATTCTAAATATTTCAGCTGATGatttatcattaaaaaaaaataattctttaataacatttcaaaaaaaattttacaatatTCTATCAAAGGATTTTAGAGGAGATGATTACCCTtccataataaaatatactttatctaataaaaatttgttttccattaaataa
- the ALBA3 gene encoding DNA/RNA-binding protein Alba 3, putative: MGSGEEVSQERTENSIQVSMTKKPTFYARIGKRMFTGNEEKNPFDEVIITGLGSATKIAIGAASIMEKEDIGQITKVQTAYFSSDRINRRIPKITIVLKRHPDFVAN; this comes from the exons ATGGGAAGCGGAGAAGAAGTATCGCAAGAAAGAACTGAAAATTCTATTCAA GTTTCAATGACAAAGAAGCCAACATTTTATGCAAGAATTGGAAAGAGAATGTTTACAggaaatgaagaaaaaaatccTTTTGATGAAGTTATTATAACTGGTTTAGGCAGTGCAACTAAAATTGCTATCGGTGCTGCTTCAATCAtggaaaaagaagatatag gTCAAATTACAAAAGTTCAAACAGCATATTTTAGCTCTGACAGAATAAATAGAAGAATACCAAAAATTACGATCGTTTTAAAAAGGCATCCAGATTTTGTTGcaaattga
- the PhLP1 gene encoding phosducin-like protein, putative, with amino-acid sequence MNNKITKNIESQILEALKDKEDELDLEIRRYETLQKRISDENDEELESIKNKRLQELKNKHKEKLTLLRKGHGSYKEVLSEKEFFEICKNSKKVCCHFYRNTTWRCQYLDSKLISLSKKFLNINFIKINAEKSPFLCERLKIWCIPTLMLIQDGKTEHSVIGFDELGGDNFSEKTLINVLIKWGLIDKKETED; translated from the coding sequence atgaataataaaatcacaaaaaatattgaaagcCAAATATTAGAGGCtttaaaagataaagaaGATGAATTAGATTTAGAAATAAGAAGATATGAAACACTACAGAAAAGGATTTCTGATGAAAATGATGAAGAATTAGAAagcattaaaaataaaagattacaagaattaaaaaataaacataaagAAAAGTTAACTTTATTAAGAAAAGGTCATGGATCATATAAAGAAGTATTATcagaaaaagaattttttgaaatttgcAAAAATTCAAAGAAAGTTTGTTGCcatttttatagaaatacTACATGGAGATGCCAATATTTAGATAGTAAATTGATTAGCTTATCcaagaaatttttaaatattaatttcattaaaataaatgcGGAAAAGTCTCCTTTTTTATGTGAAAGATTAAAAATTTGGTGTATCCCTACTTTAATGCTTATACAGGACGGCAAAACAGAACATTCTGTTATTGGATTTGATGAATTAGGAGGAGATAATTTTTCTGAAAAAACCTTAATTaatgttttaataaaatggggattaatagataaaaaggaaacagaagattaa
- a CDS encoding RNA-binding protein, putative: MENNSPSKGCRVYVGNLPWKVTWPVLKSHMKKAGDVIRVDIFEDAQGRSKGCGIVEYATYEEAQEAINTLNDSKLEDRLIFVREDREENAGNYEKRRFNNIRKEKFYETRRRRDYDYRRDYRRDDYRRDFRRDDFRRDDFRRDFRRDYRRDDFRRNDFRRSSKRNCTLIVYNLPPQVTWKELKDLFKKHGRVVRADLKNEENSSKELTGIVIMENEYEAKNAIDALNFCNFDGYILKVNFENNE, from the exons ATGGAAAATAAT agTCCATCAAAAGGTTGTCGAGTTTATGTTGGAAATTTACCATGGAAAGTTACTTGGCCAGTTTTAAAAAGTCATATGAAAAAAGCAGGAGATGTCATTAGAGTAGATATTTTTGAAGATGCACAAGGAAGATCAAAA gGATGTGGAATAGTAGAATATGCTACATATGAAGAAGCTCAAGAAGCTATAAATACCTTAAATGATTCTAAGTTAGAAG ATCGCTTAATATTTGTAAGAGAGGATAGAGAAGAGAATGCAGGAAACtatgaaaaaagaagattTAACAATattagaaaagaaaaattttatgaaactAGAAGAAGAAGAGACTATGATTATAGGAGAGATTACCGAAGAGATGATTATAGAAGAGATTTTAGAAGAGATGATTTTAGAAGAGATGATTTTAGAAGAGATTTCAGAAGAGATTATAGGAGAGATGATTTTAGGAGAAATGATTTTAGAAGATCAAGTAAAAGAAATTGTACTTTGATTGTTTATAATTTACCACCCCAAGTTACTTGGAAAGAATTAAaagatttatttaaaaaacatGGTAGGGTTGTTAGAgctgatttaaaaaatgaagaaaattctTCCAAAGAATTAACTGGAATAGTAATTATGGAAAATGAATATGAAGCAAAAAATGCAATTGATGcattaaatttttgtaattttgatggttatatattaaaagtgaattttgaaaataacgaataa